The sequence below is a genomic window from Bosea sp. F3-2.
CCTTGTCGAAGGGCTTCATGATGTATTCGTCCGCGCCGGCATGCATGGCACGCGCGATATGGGCGATGTCGTTCTCCGTGGTACAGAAGACGACCTTCGGCCGCTTGCCGCCCGGCATCTGGCGCAGCGTGCGCAGGAACTCGTACCCGTCCATGATCGGCATGTTCCAGTCGAGCAGCACGGCGTCGGGCATCTCGCCCTTGCAGGCATCGATGGCGCGTGCGCCATCCTCGGCTTCGGCGATGCGGAACTGCAGGCCTTCCAGGATCCGGCGTGCGACCTTGCGGATCACCGCTGAGTCATCGACGACGAGGCAATATTTCATGGTCTGTCTCCAAAACTCTGTGGCCGTGCCTCAGGCCGCGGCGGGGAGGTCAAGATCGAGGACAGCATCGAGATCGAGTATGACGAGGAGTTCGTCGGCAAGCCGGTGAACGCCGCTCGCCAACGCGGTCCAGACACGGTCGAGATGAACGGGCAATGGCTCGAAGGTGGAACGGTCCAGCCGGATCACCTCGCCGACGGCATCGACGATCAGGGCGTAGGCCTCGCCGCGATGATCGATACCGATCGCCGTCAACTCGCCTTGCCCCAGGGTATCCGGAACAGGCCTGCCGAGCCGCTTGCGCAGGCAGATTGCCGTGACGATGCGCCCGCGCAGATTCAACAAGCCGACGATCTCGCTCGGAGCGCGGGGCACGATCGTGATGCGATCGGTGATGAAGACGTCCTGCACGCGCCCGATCGGCAGCCCGAGCAGCTGCTCGCCGATCCGGATCGTCACGTAGTCGAGCGAATCGCCGAAACCGGCGGACGCCATCTGCTGAGCCTTGTCGGGTCCGGGAAGGGTCATGCCGCCTGCCTCATATCCGCGCTGCCGGCATTCAGCTCGCTCAGCAAAGCCCGGCGATCGAATTTCGCAACGACATCGTCGAGGCCGGCCTGTGCGGCGCGCATGTGCAGATCCGGTGTCGCGCAGGTGGTGAGGCCGAGGATGCGCAGGCGCTCGCTTCCGGCCTGGGCACGCAGCGTCGCGGCCAAGGCGAAGGCCGCTTCGATCTGTCGATCGAGATCGAGCAGGACGATGCTGAACGGCTCGGCGGCTGCCGAGGGATCAAGGTCGAAATCGGCCGCCATGGTGATCATGTGGCCGGATGCCTTCAGGATCGGGCTCAGCATCTCCCGCAGGAAATCCGATGGCTCGATCAGCAGGACACGGGCGGACGGGGTGGAGCCGCGCTTCGCGGCAAACCAGCCGGGCTCGTTCAGCGGCAGGTAGTGGGCGAGATCGACGATATCGGTGGCGCGGCCCCGGATCATGGCGGAACCGATCACGCCGCGCTCGTCGCTTGTGGCCATTTCGAGATCGAAACTGTCCTCGACGATGTCGACGATGGCTTCGACTGCCAGCGCAACGGTCAGATCGCCGTCCGAGACGATGACGAGTGGCTGGATGCCCTGGCTGCGCAGCTGCGTTTCGGCGAGTGGCGTGACGGGAACGAGGCGCCCGCGATAGTGCAGCAGAGTGCGGCCGCCACCGCGCTGGAACTGGTCGGCATCGACCTCCTCGAGCCGGGTCACCAGCGACAGGGGCAGTGCCTGGAGGCTGCCGGCGCCGGTCCGGAAGACGAGCATCGTCGTCTTCTCGCTCCCTTGCGCATGGGAGGGCGCGGTATGCGGCTTCGCTTCGGCCTCATCCGACAGGACCGCGCCGACCAGGCTGGCGACGCCGTTGGGGTCGACGATCAGCACGACGGCTCCGTCGCCGAGGATGGTATTGCCCGAGAAAAGCGGGATGTGGCGCAGCTTGCTCGACATCGGCTTCACCACGATTTCCTCGGTGTGGAAGACGCTGTCGACGAGGATTCCGAATTGTCGCTCGCCGATCTGGGTGATGACGATGAAGCCTTCTCCCTCCGCCGCCTTGGGCGCGCCCATCAGCTCGGGAAGCGAAATGATCGGCAGCAGACGTCCGCGCAGCCGCAGGACCGGGGCGCCGTTGATCTCCTCGATGCGGTTGTCGTCGCCCGTCTTCACCCGCACGAGCTCGCGCACCGCGATCTGCGGAATCGCGTAGCGGTCATTGCCTGCCACCACGATCAAGGCAGAGATGATCGCGAGCGTCAGCGGGATCTTGATGGTGATGGTGGTGCCAAGGCCGGGACGGCTGGCGATGTCGATCATCCCGCCGATCGAATCGACATTGGCCTTGACCACGTCCATGCCGACGCCGCGGCCGGAAACCGCCGTCACGTTATCCGCCGTCGAGAAGCCGGGCAGGAAGATGAAACGGCTGATCTGGGCATCGCCGAGCTTCTCGATCTCGGCTTCGGTGGCAAGGCCCCGGGCGATGGCCTTGTTCCGGATGCGTCCAACATCGAGCCCGCGCCCGTCATCCGCGATCGAGATCGTGACGGAGCCGCCCTCGTGATAGGCGGAAAGCCGGATCGTGCCCTGTTCGGGCTTGCCGGCTGCCCGGCGCTCCGCCGGAAGCTCGATCGCATGGTCGGCGCAGTTGCGGACCATGTGGATGAGCGGATCCTTGATCAGGTCGAGGATCTGGCGGTCGAGTTCAGTTTCCGCGCCCTCGGTCACGAGTTCGATGCGCTTGCCGAGTTCGGTGCTGAGGTCGCGCACGATGCGCGGCAGCTTCGACCAGGCGTTGCCGATCGGCTGCATGCGCGTCTTCATCACGCCGTCCTGCAGCTCGGCGGTGATCAGCGACAGGCGCTGCAGCGGGGCCTTGAGCTTGGCGTCTTCCTGCTGGCGAGAGACATCGAGGAGCTGGTTGCGCGTCAGAACGAGCTCCGAGACCATGGTCATCAGATGCTCGATCGTATCGACATTGACGCGCAGGGTTGCCGGGCCGCCGTTCCGAGCCGGCGCCGGTCCCTCATCGGCGTGCTGAACGCTCTCGCTGCCTTCGATGCGGCCGTTGCGGTCGCGCTGCGGCCCCGGGGCGCTGCGGAAGACGATGTCGTCCGTTGCAGGCTCGGCCGCAACCTGGCCATGGCGCGCGAGATAGGCGGCGACGGGGTCGACCGGCTCCTCGGTCGGATGCGACTGGCGGAGCTCGCCCTTGGCATGGTCGGCCAAGGCCTGCAACTCGCAGATCAGCGTCTCGTCGTTGCCCTCGGGCTCCTGCCCTTTCTCGGCCAGCTCGGCGAGGATGTCCTTGATGCGGTCGATGGTTTCGAGGATGGCGGTGACGGCGCTCGGCTTCACCGTCGCACCGTCGCGGAACTGTCCGATCACCGACTCGGC
It includes:
- a CDS encoding response regulator, with translation MKYCLVVDDSAVIRKVARRILEGLQFRIAEAEDGARAIDACKGEMPDAVLLDWNMPIMDGYEFLRTLRQMPGGKRPKVVFCTTENDIAHIARAMHAGADEYIMKPFDKDIVASKFHQVGLL
- a CDS encoding chemotaxis protein CheW — encoded protein: MTLPGPDKAQQMASAGFGDSLDYVTIRIGEQLLGLPIGRVQDVFITDRITIVPRAPSEIVGLLNLRGRIVTAICLRKRLGRPVPDTLGQGELTAIGIDHRGEAYALIVDAVGEVIRLDRSTFEPLPVHLDRVWTALASGVHRLADELLVILDLDAVLDLDLPAAA
- a CDS encoding chemotaxis protein CheW, whose translation is MDELLQEFLTETGENLDTVDRELVRFEQDPNDRDILRNIFRLVHTVKGTCGFIGLPRLEALTHAAESVIGQFRDGATVKPSAVTAILETIDRIKDILAELAEKGQEPEGNDETLICELQALADHAKGELRQSHPTEEPVDPVAAYLARHGQVAAEPATDDIVFRSAPGPQRDRNGRIEGSESVQHADEGPAPARNGGPATLRVNVDTIEHLMTMVSELVLTRNQLLDVSRQQEDAKLKAPLQRLSLITAELQDGVMKTRMQPIGNAWSKLPRIVRDLSTELGKRIELVTEGAETELDRQILDLIKDPLIHMVRNCADHAIELPAERRAAGKPEQGTIRLSAYHEGGSVTISIADDGRGLDVGRIRNKAIARGLATEAEIEKLGDAQISRFIFLPGFSTADNVTAVSGRGVGMDVVKANVDSIGGMIDIASRPGLGTTITIKIPLTLAIISALIVVAGNDRYAIPQIAVRELVRVKTGDDNRIEEINGAPVLRLRGRLLPIISLPELMGAPKAAEGEGFIVITQIGERQFGILVDSVFHTEEIVVKPMSSKLRHIPLFSGNTILGDGAVVLIVDPNGVASLVGAVLSDEAEAKPHTAPSHAQGSEKTTMLVFRTGAGSLQALPLSLVTRLEEVDADQFQRGGGRTLLHYRGRLVPVTPLAETQLRSQGIQPLVIVSDGDLTVALAVEAIVDIVEDSFDLEMATSDERGVIGSAMIRGRATDIVDLAHYLPLNEPGWFAAKRGSTPSARVLLIEPSDFLREMLSPILKASGHMITMAADFDLDPSAAAEPFSIVLLDLDRQIEAAFALAATLRAQAGSERLRILGLTTCATPDLHMRAAQAGLDDVVAKFDRRALLSELNAGSADMRQAA